The DNA window GCTGGTCGCGATCCTGTTGGAGCGCAAGATTCTCGGCTGGATGCAGCTGCGGCCCGGCCCCAACCGGGTGGGTCCGTGGGGCGCCCTGCAGAGCCTGGCCGACGGGATCAAGCTGGCGCTCAAGGAGAGCATCACCCCCAAGGGCGTCGACTGGTTCGTGTACATGGCGGCGCCGGTCATCTCGACGATCCCGGCGTTCACCGCCTTCGCGTTCATCCCGTTCGGCCCGGTGGTGTCGGTGTTCGGCCACCGGACGCCGCTGCAGCTGACCGACCTTCCGGTCGCGGTGCTGTTCATCCTCGGGCTCTCGGCGATCGGGGTGTACGGAATCGTGCTGGGCGGCTGGGCGTCCGGGTCCACCTACCCGCTGCTGGGCGGGGTGCGTTCCACCGCCCAGGTCATCTCCTACGAGGTCGCGATGGGGCTGTCGTTCGCGGCGGTGTTCCTCTACGCCGGCTCGATGTCGACGTCGCAGATCGTCGCCTCCCAGAACCGGGTCTGGTACGTGTTCCTGCTGCTGCCGTCGTTCATCATCTACCTCATCTCGATGGTCGGCGAAACCAACCGTGCGCCCTTCGATCTGCCCGAGGCCGAGGGTGAGCTGGTCGCGGGGTTCCACACCGAGTACTCGTCGCTGAAGTTCGCGATGTTCATGCTGGCCGAGTACGTGAACATGATGACGGTCTCCTCGCTCGCCACGGCCCTGTTCTTCGGCGGGTGGCATGCGCCGTGGCCGCTGAACATGTGGGCCGGTGCCGACACCGGCTGGTGGCCGGTGCTCTGGTTCACCGCCAAGATGTGGACCTTCCTGTTCATCTATATGTGGCTGCGCGCCAGCCTGCCCCGCCTGCGCTACGACCAGTTCATGGCGCTGGGCTGGAAGCTGCTGATCCCGGCATCGCTGGTGTGGGTCCTGATCGCGGCGGTCATCCGCACGCTGCGCAACCAGGGTTACCCGTACTGGACGCCGCTGCTGGTCGTCAGCAGCATCGTGGTGGCCGCGGTGCTGGTACTGCTGTTGCGGAAACCGTTCGCCAATCCCGGTGTCCGCGCGATGGAACGGGAAATGCGCCGCCGCGAGAAGGGTCGCGGCGCCGCGGCCCTCGAGCCGGCGTTCCCGGTGCCGCCGCTGCCGATGAAGGCCCTGACGACCCCGATCGGTGCGAGCAAGGAGAAAGCGCATGGCTAAGTTGCTGGACGCCGTGGCCGGATTCGGCGTGACGTTCGCCGCGATGTTCAAAAAGCGGGTGACCGAGGAGTATCCGGAGAAGCCGGGCCCGGTGGCGCCGCGCTACCACGGCCGTCACCAACTCAACCGCTACGCCGACGGCCTCGAGAAGTGCATCGGCTGCGAGCTGTGCGCGTGGGCCTGCCCGGCGGACGCCATCTACGTCGAAGGCGCGGACAACACCGAGGAGCAACGATTCTCCCCCGGTGAGCGCTACGGCCGTGTCTACCAGATCAACTATCTGCGCTGCATCGGCTGCGGCCTGTGCATCGAGGCCTGCCCCACCAGGGCGCTGACGATGACGAACAACTACGAGATGGCCGACGACAACCGCGCCGACCTCATCTACGAGAAGGACCGGCTGCTGGCCCCGCTGCTGTCCGACATGCTCGCGCCGCCACATCCCCGGACGCCGGGGGCCACCGACAAGGACTACTACCAGGGCAACGTGACCGCGCAGGGCCTGCGCGCACCCCAGACCGCCGGGGAACCGCGGTGATTGCGTCCGATGTCCACGTCCTGGCGGCCGACGCCATCGTCCGGACCTCCACCGGTGAGGCGGTGACGTTCTGGGTGCTGGGCGCGCTGGCGTTGATCGGCGCGCTCGGGGTGGTGCTGGCGGTCAACGCCGTCTACTCGGCCATGTTCCTGGCGATGACGATGATCATCCTGGCGGTGTTCTACATGGCCCAGGACGCGCTGTTCCTCGGCGTCGTGCAGGTCGTGGTCTACACCGGCGCGGTGATGATGCTGTTTTTGTTCGTGCTGATGCTGATCGGCGTGGACACCTCCGAGTCCTTGAAGGAGACGCTGCACGGACAGCGCGTCGCGGCCGTGGTGACCGGGGTCGGGTTCGGTGTCCTGATGGTCGCCGCCATCGGCAACGTGGCGACGGGCGGCTTCGCCGGGCTGCGCGGGGCCAACGCGAACGGCAACGTGGAAGGCCTGGCGGCGCTGATCTTCTCGCGTTACCTGTGGGCCTTCGAGTTGACCAGCGCGCTGCTGATCACCGCGGCCGTCGGGGCGATGGTGCTGGCGCACCGCGAGCGGTTCGAGAGGCGCAAGACCCAGCGGGAGCTCTCCGAGGAACGCTTCCGGCCGGGCGGGCATCCCACGCCGCTGCCCAACCCCGGCGTCTTCGCACGCCGCAACGCCGTCGACACGGCCGCGCTGCTGCCCGACGGCTCGTATTCGGAGATCTCGGTGTCGCCGATCCTGCACCGGCACACCGGCGAGGGCACCGAGATCCCCTCCCGGGAAGCGAGCCCGAGCCTGCCCCAGGGAGGTGCGTCGTGAATCCGGCCAACTACCTGTACCTTTCGGCCCTGCTGTTCACCATCGGGGCCTCGGGTGTGCTGCTGCGCCGCAACGCCATCGTGATGTTCATGTGCGTCGAGCTGATGCTCAACGCCGTCAACCTGGCTTTCGTCACCTTCGCCCGGATGCACGGCCACCTGGACGGGCAGATGATCGCGTTCTTCACGATGGTGGTGGCCGCCTGCGAGGTCGTGATCGGACTGGCCATCATCATGACGATTTTCCGTGCCCGCAAATCGGCGTCAGTCGACGACGCGAACCTACTCAAAGGCTGAGAACGCCACCGTGACAAATCTTTTGGGGACTCACTACACCTGGCTGCTGGTGGCCCTGCCGCTGGCGGGTGCCGCGATCCTGCTGTTCGGCGGTCGACGCACCGACGCGTGGGGCCACTGGCTGGGCTGCGCCGCGGCCCTCGCGTCGTTCGGCGTGGGCGCCACCCTGCTGGCCGACATGCTGGCCCGCGGCGCCGACGACCGCGCGATCCACCAGAAGCTGTACACCTGGATCCCGGTCAACCAGCTGCAGGTCGACCTCGGGCTGCAGATCGACCAGCTGTCCATGTGTTTCGTGCTGCTGATCAGCGGGGTCGGCTCGCTGATCCACATCTACTCGGTCGCCTACATGGCCGAGGATCCCGACCGCCGCCGCTTTTTCGGCTACCTCAACCTGTTCCTGGCCTCGATGCTGCTGCTGGTGGTCGCCGACAACTACGTGGTGCTCTACGTCGGCTGGGAGGGCGTCGGCCTGGCGTCCTACCTGCTGATCGGGTTCTGGTACCACAAGCCGACCGCGGCCACGGCGGCCAAGAAGGCGTTCGTGATGAACCGGGTCGGCGACGCCGGCCTCGCGCTGGGAATGTTCCTGATGTTCGGCACCTTCGGGACGCTGTCCTACGCGGGCGTCTTCGCCGCCGCGCCGGCCGCGGGCACGGGCGTGCTGAACGCGATGGGGTTGCTGTTGCTGCTGGGCGCTTGCGCCAAATCCGCGCAGGTCCCGCTGCAGGCCTGGTTGGGCGACGCGATGGAGGGCCCCACCCCCGTGTCGGCGCTGATCCACGCCGCCACCATGGTGACCGCCGGCGTGTACCTGATCGTGCGGTCCAACCCCCTGTACAACCTGGCGCCCGGGGCGCAGCTGGCGGTGGTCATCGTCGGTGCCGTCACGTTGATGCTGGGCGCGATCATCGGCTGCGCCAAGGACGACATCAAACGCGCCCTGGCCGCCTCGACGATGAGCCAGATCGGCTACATGGTGCTGGCCGCCGGCCTGGGCCC is part of the Mycobacterium sp. HUMS_12744610 genome and encodes:
- the nuoL gene encoding NADH-quinone oxidoreductase subunit L, yielding MTNLLGTHYTWLLVALPLAGAAILLFGGRRTDAWGHWLGCAAALASFGVGATLLADMLARGADDRAIHQKLYTWIPVNQLQVDLGLQIDQLSMCFVLLISGVGSLIHIYSVAYMAEDPDRRRFFGYLNLFLASMLLLVVADNYVVLYVGWEGVGLASYLLIGFWYHKPTAATAAKKAFVMNRVGDAGLALGMFLMFGTFGTLSYAGVFAAAPAAGTGVLNAMGLLLLLGACAKSAQVPLQAWLGDAMEGPTPVSALIHAATMVTAGVYLIVRSNPLYNLAPGAQLAVVIVGAVTLMLGAIIGCAKDDIKRALAASTMSQIGYMVLAAGLGPAGYAFAIMHLLTHGFFKAGLFLGSGAVIHGMHEEQDMRRYGGLRAALPITFVTFGLAYLAIIGVPPFAGFFSKDAIVEAALSSGGIRGYVLGGTALLGAGITAFYMTRVMLMTFFGEKRWAPGVHPHEAPALMTWPMILLAFGSVFSGGLLAIGGTLQRWLEPVVGAPEEVTHALPTWVSTALALTVVAIGIAVAYAKYGRLPIPRVAPLSVSPATTAARADLYGDAFNEEVFMRPGAQLTHALVEFDDAGVDGSVNALAALVSATSNRLRGLQTGFARNYALSMLAGATLVVALILAVRFW
- the nuoH gene encoding NADH-quinone oxidoreductase subunit NuoH; translated protein: MSAFGHDTWWLVLGKALAIFVFLMLNVLVAILLERKILGWMQLRPGPNRVGPWGALQSLADGIKLALKESITPKGVDWFVYMAAPVISTIPAFTAFAFIPFGPVVSVFGHRTPLQLTDLPVAVLFILGLSAIGVYGIVLGGWASGSTYPLLGGVRSTAQVISYEVAMGLSFAAVFLYAGSMSTSQIVASQNRVWYVFLLLPSFIIYLISMVGETNRAPFDLPEAEGELVAGFHTEYSSLKFAMFMLAEYVNMMTVSSLATALFFGGWHAPWPLNMWAGADTGWWPVLWFTAKMWTFLFIYMWLRASLPRLRYDQFMALGWKLLIPASLVWVLIAAVIRTLRNQGYPYWTPLLVVSSIVVAAVLVLLLRKPFANPGVRAMEREMRRREKGRGAAALEPAFPVPPLPMKALTTPIGASKEKAHG
- a CDS encoding NADH-quinone oxidoreductase subunit J; the encoded protein is MASDVHVLAADAIVRTSTGEAVTFWVLGALALIGALGVVLAVNAVYSAMFLAMTMIILAVFYMAQDALFLGVVQVVVYTGAVMMLFLFVLMLIGVDTSESLKETLHGQRVAAVVTGVGFGVLMVAAIGNVATGGFAGLRGANANGNVEGLAALIFSRYLWAFELTSALLITAAVGAMVLAHRERFERRKTQRELSEERFRPGGHPTPLPNPGVFARRNAVDTAALLPDGSYSEISVSPILHRHTGEGTEIPSREASPSLPQGGAS
- the nuoK gene encoding NADH-quinone oxidoreductase subunit NuoK, encoding MNPANYLYLSALLFTIGASGVLLRRNAIVMFMCVELMLNAVNLAFVTFARMHGHLDGQMIAFFTMVVAACEVVIGLAIIMTIFRARKSASVDDANLLKG